The following are encoded together in the Methanosarcina flavescens genome:
- the gatC gene encoding Asp-tRNA(Asn)/Glu-tRNA(Gln) amidotransferase subunit GatC: MITKEDVEHIGWLARIDISEQETVEFMEKLNSVLGYLGQLDELRTEDVAPTYHVAEIYNVFREDVVEKSIPQKVVLSSTEHKQDGAFRVPKIG, encoded by the coding sequence ATGATCACAAAAGAAGATGTAGAACACATCGGCTGGCTTGCTCGCATTGATATCAGCGAGCAGGAGACAGTCGAATTTATGGAAAAACTTAACTCAGTACTGGGATACCTCGGACAGCTTGATGAACTGAGGACCGAAGATGTAGCTCCCACTTATCACGTGGCTGAGATATATAACGTATTCAGGGAAGATGTGGTGGAAAAATCCATCCCGCAAAAAGTTGTTCTTTCAAGCACCGAACACAAACAGGATGGGGCTTTCAGAGTTCCGAAAATTGGCTGA
- the gatA gene encoding Asp-tRNA(Asn)/Glu-tRNA(Gln) amidotransferase subunit GatA, with protein sequence MAKWMSVAQVKEKIKESSAEEVTAHYLETIGKSKINGYITVSDKALEQAKRIDSEGHNGPLAGVPIAIKDNISVAGLPNSCGSKILEGYVPPFNAHVIEKLLEAGAVILGKTNMDEFAMGSSTETSYYGPTANPWDLERVPGGSSGGSTAVVAAGEAPFALGSDTGGSIRCPAAFCGVVGLKPTYGAVSRHGVVAYANSLEQIGPIANNVTDIAVLMDVIAGYDHRDSTSIDCEIEYQKALVDNVKGLKIGVPKEFLGEGTHPDIEKAVWNAIHKFESLGATWEEVSMPNIKYALASYYIIAMSEASSNLARFDGTRYGFRGSGENWHAMVSKTRAEGFGKEVKRRILLGTYALSAGYHDKYYLKALKVRTLVKQDFDSVSSKFDVLMAPTTPNPAFKIGEKIEDPLTLYLSDVNTCPINLAGVPSISVPCGFTDGLPIGLQIIGRPFDEPTVLRAAYTFEQNTDYHTKRPPEVA encoded by the coding sequence ATGGCAAAATGGATGAGTGTTGCACAGGTTAAAGAGAAAATTAAAGAGAGCTCAGCCGAAGAAGTAACAGCTCACTACCTTGAAACTATAGGAAAGAGCAAAATTAATGGTTATATAACGGTATCTGACAAAGCCCTTGAGCAGGCAAAAAGAATTGATAGCGAAGGACACAATGGTCCTCTTGCAGGCGTGCCAATTGCGATAAAGGATAATATTTCCGTAGCCGGATTGCCAAATAGCTGCGGTTCGAAGATTCTTGAGGGGTATGTCCCTCCATTCAATGCTCATGTTATCGAGAAGCTTCTTGAAGCGGGAGCAGTAATCCTCGGAAAAACCAATATGGATGAGTTTGCGATGGGCTCTTCTACGGAAACCAGTTACTACGGGCCAACTGCAAATCCCTGGGACCTTGAAAGAGTGCCGGGCGGATCTTCCGGAGGCAGTACAGCAGTTGTTGCAGCAGGAGAAGCTCCTTTCGCCCTCGGTTCGGACACAGGCGGATCCATACGCTGCCCTGCGGCTTTCTGCGGGGTTGTTGGGCTTAAACCTACGTACGGAGCCGTTTCCAGACATGGAGTAGTGGCTTACGCAAATTCTCTTGAGCAGATAGGGCCTATTGCAAATAATGTAACAGATATTGCTGTCCTTATGGATGTCATAGCTGGCTACGACCACAGGGATTCTACTTCCATTGACTGTGAAATTGAATATCAGAAAGCCCTTGTCGACAATGTAAAAGGACTTAAGATCGGGGTACCGAAGGAATTTCTCGGAGAGGGCACACATCCAGATATCGAAAAAGCCGTATGGAATGCCATACACAAGTTTGAAAGTCTCGGAGCGACCTGGGAAGAGGTCTCCATGCCGAATATAAAGTATGCCCTTGCTTCATATTACATCATTGCAATGAGTGAAGCCTCTTCAAACCTTGCCCGTTTCGACGGAACTAGATACGGGTTTAGAGGAAGTGGCGAAAACTGGCATGCGATGGTTTCGAAAACAAGAGCTGAGGGTTTCGGGAAAGAAGTTAAACGAAGAATTCTGCTTGGAACCTATGCCCTTTCAGCAGGGTACCACGACAAATACTATTTAAAAGCCCTGAAGGTCAGGACCCTTGTGAAGCAGGACTTTGACAGTGTGTCCTCAAAATTTGATGTGCTTATGGCTCCAACCACACCGAACCCTGCTTTTAAAATAGGAGAAAAAATCGAGGATCCGCTCACCCTCTACCTTTCGGATGTTAACACCTGCCCAATCAATCTTGCAGGAGTTCCATCAATTTCCGTGCCCTGCGGTTTCACTGACGGCCTGCCAATAGGGCTTCAGATAATTGGGAGGCCTTTTGACGAACCTACTGTACTGCGTGCAGCATATACCTTCGAACAGAATACCGATTATCACACAAAGAGACCCCCGGAGGTGGCATAA